The SAR324 cluster bacterium genome contains the following window.
ATGCATTATGTCACATTTCAAAGGAATGATTGTTCTGAGTTACATCATGCTCAATCTGTTGATTGCCAGCATTCCGCTTATGATTCTGGTGTTCTGTAAGGCGTTGATCCCCTTCAATCCCGTCCAACGCGGAACTTATTATTTGATGACCCGACTCTATGGAATCGCGACCTGGATTGATGATCTGCTGTTCTGGAATTTTCTTGGTACCGAATTGGAGATCCGGGGAACCATAGACAAGTCCAAAGAGGAGACCCATCTCATCATCGCAAATCACCGCTCCTGGACGGACATTTTAATATTGCAGAGTATATTTAATGATAAAACTCCTGTACTCAAATTTTTGATTAAAAAAGCACTCAGATATGTTCCCTTTGTGGGTTGGATCTGCTGGGCTTATGAATATCCGTTCATTCCCTTAAAACTGGAAAATGGACATCCGGTGGGACAAAGCCATGCCAAAGAAAAACTGAAGCAGGATCTGACCAAACTCAAACATTCACCAGCCACTATCGTGAATTTTGCGGAAGGTACCCGGTTCACCAACATCAAATGGCAAAAGCAAAATTCACCTTATTCTTACTTGCTGAAACCCAAAACAGGCGGATTCAAAATCATTCTTGATGAATTTGGAAACCTCATTCATTCAATTTATGATGTCACCATCGTTTATGATTCCCTGAATCATACTTTTTGGGATTTTCTATGCGGAAATTGTAAAAAAATTATTGTTGTCCTTCAGAAAATACCTCTTGATGATGCCTCATTTCCTCCTGAACCTTATGAAAAAGAGGCACTACAACAATGGATCAACAAACAATGGCAACAAAAAGATCACATCATTCAGAATGTGCTCAATGAATCATGAATGCGTTAGAATACTGACTACCAACGTTAATAAGTACCCGACCTTGATCGTGTATTTAACATTCTGAGGAACAAAATGAGATTATGGTCATTACACCCTAAATACCTGGATGCTAAAGGGCTTGTTGCACTTTGGCGAGAAGGATTGCTGGCACAAAAAGTATTAGAGGGAAAAACAACGGGCTATCGGCACCACCCTCAATTGCAACGATTTCGAGAACAGGCTTATCCTTTAGTGGCCATAGGAACCTACCTCCTATCTGTTCATGATGAAGCAACTTTTCGAAATTATTCGTTTGACAGATCGAAAATCTCAATTTTTGACAACAGCATACAACTTTCAGTAACCAAAGGGCAAATCCTGTACGAGTGGAAACACTTGTTAACCAAACTATATCAGCGCAACGCTGCACAATACGGAAAAATCCAGGTGATTCTGGAACCGGAATGTCACCCAATATTTCGGGAAATGCCAGGTGATATCGAACAATGGGAGATCCGATTTCGGAGACTGGACAAATGACTTCTGTGATGCCTCAAATATTTTCTCATTCCGGATTCATTCCGGATTCAAGGGTTATCGACTATTTTGGACAAAAGAACAGCTATGCCAGAAACCGGCAAATCTAGCGGTTTTTTTTCATTGTTCATTATTGTTCATTCGTTTTGCTGTTCTTCTTTCGAGAGAGAAAACCATGAAAGCTAGTGTTTATCAGGGTTTGCTGTTGGTGCGTCCGGAAGGACTCGAACCTTCGACCAACGGATTAGAAAGCCGTTGACGTATGACTGCAACATATTGTTTTTATTATATTTTTAACAAAGTGTCATTTTTCATTCCGGATTCATTCCGGATTCAAGGGTGAGTAACCCCCCCTGAAATTGACAAAAAACGGTTTCGGTTGACGGTGGAACAGGATTCATTTTTAACTTATTTTTAACGCATTTTTGAGTGGAGGTTTTATGCAAGCCATTCGCTATTTCGAGCATCATGGGCAAACCATACAAAACAACAAAACCGTCCATCATGACAAGTTCTACAAAATAAAGCTGGAACAAGTCAATGGCATCTGGGTTGTCGAAACTTGGCGGGGCCGGTGCGGAAAACAAGGGCGGTTGATCCCGTTCGGTTATCCCACTCAGGAGCAAGCCCTGGACAAAATCGGGTACCTGGCCTATGCCAAAGCTCGCAAGGGATACCAAGAGGTGAGTATCTAACAATTTCAACAGGGGCCAGCTCAAAATAAAATATTTTTGCGATTTTGCTTTAACTGTTCTATCTAATGCGGATTGCCTTCAATTATTCAACAACATAACTCCAGAGGACTTATGCTTGATACTCAACTCATCGAACTAAACAACCAAATCCTGATCGACAGTACCCATACGCCCGAAGAACTCGAAGACCTCCCAACCCTCTCCACGCTCATCCAGGGCTACCAATACCTTGAACAGCAGACACACGGCCTGAAACGCAACGGGCTTAAAATCCTGCTCTTTATCCATCACTACCGGACACTGTACTTCCAGGATCCTATTTTTGAGCGGTACCGAGACAAACCGTTTGTGGATTTTGTTTGTGAGGTGGTCATGCAGCAATCGAAAGCCACCGCCTATGATGATGTGGCCATCATTAAAATGCTCGACAAGCATAGTGCCTGGCATGTGCTGGATTCCAAACGTTCAAACCTCATCCGTTACCTGCGGGAAGTGGTTTCAGTCCGACTGTTGTCCGTCCAGAGGGATCTGCTGGATGCCGTGGATCATATCAGCAATGAGGAGCTGCTCCGCATTAAAGAGGCCGATACCGACAACCAGAAAAAACAATTGGTGGAGCGGGATAGAACTTACAGGTTTGTGGCTTACCCGAACCTGCCCGTAAAACGCCGGATAGACGAAAAAAACAAACGCTATGAAATCAAGGGTGCATTGAGCTTTCTCCGTGCGCTGGATGATTTACTGGCCTCAGTGACAGAAGAAGACTTTCAACGCATCGTTGCCGAATACAAGAAATACTGATTTAATCATTTGATTTTATTCAGTTTTTAACTCAAGACAGTAATCACAGCACTCACGGAAGTGCTGCGCTTCCTGTCTCGCCCAGAAATCGTGGAACGATTCGTGTTTTTCTGGCGGGAGCTGTTTCAAAAACTCTTTGATTATCAAATACTGCATCCTTAAAAAATGCCGTTGCAAAACCTCTATGTCTTCAACTTCTCTGGTGCTATTTTCAGTCTTACTCATGGTCTCCTGCCTTTCTCATGGCTAACAACAAATCTTTGATGTGCAGATAAAATTCGCAATCAGCATGTTTGTGCTTCGAGTCAAAATATTCAAACAGTGACATGCCTTCCTCCCTGGCAATATCACTCAAAGTGACATTTACCCGCTGTGCCTGACTCACAAATTCTCGAAAACATTCAATTTTGGCGGTGGTTAATCGGAGCTTGTCCGAAAGAATCATGCTCATCACCTTGAACAGTAGCACAGACTCGTACTGGAAATTCGCCATTTCAAAATCCAACTTCAAAAACGACACATCTGTCTCAGCAAAAATATCCGCTGATACTGGTTGCCGGTTGAGGCATGACATCTCTCCGAAAACATCTCCACACCGGCATAACTGGTAAAGGGGATTTCCATTCACCTGTACGGTTACAGACCCGGAAAGCAAAAAATAAATATAATAATTGACCTCGCCTTGAATCATGAGCCTTGTCCCAGCTTTACAACTACCCAGCACTGCCATGTCGCCCATATCGTCCAGCATTTCTTGCGTAAACCCTGAAAAGAGCCGCGATTCTTGACGTAAAATCTGGGTTGCTTCATCGAACGTCATTGTTTCCTTGCCAGTTTTTCGAGTTGTTCGACATATTCCGAAATGAGATGATCTTTCAGGCCATTCGTCAGTAGGAGTTTGTGTTGCCATGTTCCTTGAAACCGCCCAAGAAATTGCTCCCACCACAACTTATCAAAATGAATTTCGCAATCACCATCAATATACACGATACGCTCATTCAAAGCGTGATACCCCATTATCCGTGGCGGTATCCTGGTCACAACATCCAAGTGATTGACCACATGAAATACGGAATACGCAAACGTCCTGGAAATATATTTCACAAAATTCGAGTCACCAACCCTGGGACAGCCGAACGTGTACGTGCTTTGATAACAGGCGGTAAACTGATTGTTGATGTGCAGGTGATAGGTGAGTAACAACGCCAGGGCACCACCAAGACTGTGCCCTGTGATCCAGATGCTTTTACCTGTGGAAATGCGGGAAAGTATCTCGATAATTTGCGGATACACCACATTGAGCATATAGCTGAAGCCCGAATGTATCCCGCCATGGGGAGTGTATAGCTTGTCTACTTTAATGTCAGACATGGCATCATACCAGGACTCTGTGCCTGTGAATGCCACAATGATTTGATCATTGCCATTATGGGCGATGACGCATTCCGATTCTGTTTCAAAGAGTAAAAAACATTCGCTGAAACCATATTCTGTGAATAAGGAAATGACTTTTTTTCGGTCTGTCTCATACGCCGCTGCACTCAGCTTGCAGCAAATCAACGCATTCCATGCGTCATACGCTTTTGTCTTCCGTAACATTCTCCCCTCTTTTGCTGGTGTTATACCATCCGTGAACTCCGGTCAAAATCAATCACAGCAACGCTCACCGCATTTCCCAGCTTGAGTTCCCGGCTGACCTTTTCATAAAATATGGTGTACGCAGATTTGGACGAAAGCACCGTGTGACTGTAATAGGAACCATTGAACGTTTCAGTGTAGCCATCGCCTAACAGGATGCAGCCATCTGTGTCCGTGTGGTAGTTCCCGATGTGAAAATATATCCACTCAAACCCAGGCACATCTTTTATCCATAAAATCGGATGCTCCCCATTGAACATCTTGCAATACTTGGCATAGAATCCCCCTTCTTTACGAAAGGCTAGAGGGTAAACGCCACCAGGGATCCTGGTCTCACCAGCTTTCTTTTCTTTCCGATACTCGTCCTCCAGCGAAAAACACTGGAACTCACCATCCACATACACCTTCCCCAAGGTGCTATTGTGACCACGTTTTTCTCGAATTACCGAAATAATCATATCACCCCCCATTAAATGTGCCCAGGATTAACCAGTGTGACGCAAACACCAGAAAGACCTGGATGCCAAGTTTATATAGAACAAGAGTGTCCTTCCGTGGACTTGTCTCAACGTCCTTGTTGTCCGATTTTTTCATACTCTTCAACTCCTACAAATTTCGTTTCTGTGGTCATTAAAAACTGATTGATGGTCTGGAAAATAAAGCTGTGAAGCCCCTTGTAAAAATCCTCGACCACTTCTAGCTGGTTCGGGTGTTGCTCAATGCCTGCATACCTGGTATTGATAACCGCCTTGACCGATTCCACAACAATATCCAAATCTTTCCTGAGTAGGTGTATCAGCATAATCAGCTCACCGTCTTCAGGATGTCTCACGGGGATATTGTCCAACGAGGTGAGCGCACTCATTTCAGCTTCATGGATAAGACCATCCACCGCTTCATGACGATTCGTTGTACCCAACAAAAGATACTTCCGTTCCATGCACCGTTCCACCACCTCATACCCAAACAACCGCAACGTGAGCCTCAGCAGAAGAACAACATCATGCTGGCTCAAAACCCGTTGCTTGTCCTTCAGATAAAAAAATTCGTGGTCAATCTTACGTTTTATATCAACCGTGGCCCTCTCCAACTGAGCTTGCAGGTCTTTGACTTTTGCGGAAATCTTTTCGGAAATGTGGTTGACTGAGGTCACAGAGAGGCTCTGTAATCTGTCATCAAGCGTCAGCAACTCGATCAGCTTTTCGTTGATGTTGTCAATTTCCTGGGAGATTACCCTCAATAATGTGGCTTGCGCATCCGCTGACTGGTCTTTGGATGTCAAATATCGGTAGGCATAGGATAGGGGGATCTTGAACAGATAAATGAAGGTGAAGAGAATTGCTAAATAAACAATTGTGACCAGAAAAGGGCCATATTCGCCCGAATGCTCAAGGTGCGAAATCGCTGATGTGAAGTTCTGCAAAAAAGGAATCACTTCTTTTATCTGCGACTCAGACATGTCTTCAGCAAAGGCTGAAGTGTGGACAAACTGCGCCATTATAATGAACCATCCCTTGTTCATACGTCCTCCCCTTGTATGTCAGCATCATGCTGAGAGTATAAAACAGCGCCAATCTCTTTTTTATTTACATAGTTGCCTGTTCGTTATCGTTGCCATCTTCTGCACCTGCCATACCCCTCAAAAGAGCATCCACTTCTGCCTCAGTGAGGACATGGTATCCTTCAGGGAGGAACTCCCTTTGATACTTTTTATACGGTAATTCTCCAGCTTTTGTTCTCAATAATGAGACTGCTCGTCTGACAACGCCAAGAAGTTGACTGTAGCAATCAATGCAGAGACGGAGGTTCCCAAATTTCTCAAGTTTTTGGTCATGAGCATTACAGGTATCACATATTTCAATAATCATGGTTATCTATCCAAAAAGTAAATCATTACCAGTCATTCTTTCCCGTTTGCTACCACATACAGAGCAGAAGATTTTATTCCCCTCAATCTTTGCATAGGTCAGAGAATGAAGTTTAAGGTCACAATCATGACATCGTGGTGTCTGTTCCATTCGATACCATTTTGTCCAAGGACTTTCATGAATAGACCAGCCTCCTTGTCTTTCAGTCTCCATTTATCTCGTCAAAGCATATGCAATCAAGAAGTCAATTCCTGTATAGTCTCTTGACGCACCAGAGCATTCTTCATACGGTGTGCGCTGCCAAATAAAATCTGAGCAACCCCATTGATATACAGCATTAGTCTCATTTGTTTCATCAGGGAATCCCACAAGCAGGTAGAGACTTACTACATCTGTGGATTGGCCTGTCAGTTTCCAATACGCTCCAAGATAGAGATGATTCTCATAGTGATCCTCAACACCAGAGGAGGCAATGTATCCTAGATATTCGAGTGTTTGACTTACAGTATATTGAGGATTTTGATTCAGTCTTGCATCAACATTGGCAATGTAGTTGGTCAAGAAAGTGAGATGATTTACAAACGAATCTGTGACAGCAACTTTACAAGCATCATTATTACCAGCTTTACAGTGCAGATTGTACTTGAAAATTGTAGGAGCAATCTTTGC
Protein-coding sequences here:
- a CDS encoding 1-acyl-sn-glycerol-3-phosphate acyltransferase, with translation MSHFKGMIVLSYIMLNLLIASIPLMILVFCKALIPFNPVQRGTYYLMTRLYGIATWIDDLLFWNFLGTELEIRGTIDKSKEETHLIIANHRSWTDILILQSIFNDKTPVLKFLIKKALRYVPFVGWICWAYEYPFIPLKLENGHPVGQSHAKEKLKQDLTKLKHSPATIVNFAEGTRFTNIKWQKQNSPYSYLLKPKTGGFKIILDEFGNLIHSIYDVTIVYDSLNHTFWDFLCGNCKKIIVVLQKIPLDDASFPPEPYEKEALQQWINKQWQQKDHIIQNVLNES
- a CDS encoding cyclic nucleotide-binding domain-containing protein, with translation MTFDEATQILRQESRLFSGFTQEMLDDMGDMAVLGSCKAGTRLMIQGEVNYYIYFLLSGSVTVQVNGNPLYQLCRCGDVFGEMSCLNRQPVSADIFAETDVSFLKLDFEMANFQYESVLLFKVMSMILSDKLRLTTAKIECFREFVSQAQRVNVTLSDIAREEGMSLFEYFDSKHKHADCEFYLHIKDLLLAMRKAGDHE
- a CDS encoding DNA lyase, with product MRLWSLHPKYLDAKGLVALWREGLLAQKVLEGKTTGYRHHPQLQRFREQAYPLVAIGTYLLSVHDEATFRNYSFDRSKISIFDNSIQLSVTKGQILYEWKHLLTKLYQRNAAQYGKIQVILEPECHPIFREMPGDIEQWEIRFRRLDK
- a CDS encoding WGR domain-containing protein; protein product: MQAIRYFEHHGQTIQNNKTVHHDKFYKIKLEQVNGIWVVETWRGRCGKQGRLIPFGYPTQEQALDKIGYLAYAKARKGYQEVSI
- a CDS encoding lipase family protein — translated: MLRKTKAYDAWNALICCKLSAAAYETDRKKVISLFTEYGFSECFLLFETESECVIAHNGNDQIIVAFTGTESWYDAMSDIKVDKLYTPHGGIHSGFSYMLNVVYPQIIEILSRISTGKSIWITGHSLGGALALLLTYHLHINNQFTACYQSTYTFGCPRVGDSNFVKYISRTFAYSVFHVVNHLDVVTRIPPRIMGYHALNERIVYIDGDCEIHFDKLWWEQFLGRFQGTWQHKLLLTNGLKDHLISEYVEQLEKLARKQ